The Bubalus kerabau isolate K-KA32 ecotype Philippines breed swamp buffalo chromosome X, PCC_UOA_SB_1v2, whole genome shotgun sequence genome has a segment encoding these proteins:
- the LOC129639174 gene encoding protein EOLA1-like produces MKFGCLSFRQPYAGFILNGVKTLETRWRPVLRGHQHCTLAVHIAHRDWEDAAWRELLEQRLGMSPTQIQALLRDGDKFGRGVIAGLVDIGDTLLCPENLDPEEVEELENQALLPDLRQKYLTVLTNPRWLLQPIPGRGGKDIFLVDIPQHLIPFGQEACPSWAFKR; encoded by the exons ATGAAGTTCGGCTGTCTGTCCTTCAGACAGCCTTATGCAGGTTTCATCTTAAACGGTGTCAAGACCCTGGAGACGCGGTGGCGGCCCGTGCTACGTGGCCACCAGCACTGTACCCTGGCAGTCCACATCGCTCACCGGGACTGGGAAGATGCAGCCTGGCGGGAGCTGCTGGAGCAGAGGCTGGGGATGAGCCCCACCCAGATCCAGGCCTTGCTGCGGGATGGGGACAAGTTCGGCCGCGGAGTGATTGCGG GTCTCGTGGACATTGGGGATACTTTGCTGTGCCCAGAAAACCTAGATCCCGAAGAGGTGGAGGAGCTGGAGAATCAAGCCCTGTTGCCTGACCTGCGACAGAAGTACCTGACTGTGCTCACCAACCCCCGCTGGCTGCTGCAGCCCATCCCTGGAAGAGGTGGGAAGGACATCTTCCTGGTGGACATCCCCCAGCACCTGATCCCCTTTGGGCAGGAGGCCTGTCCAAGCTGGGCTTTCAAAAGGTGA